In Chryseobacterium lactis, a single genomic region encodes these proteins:
- a CDS encoding fibronectin type III domain-containing protein: MKKLLLSCMALLSMGAYAQTNVANYSFAKSTGQTYVPITGGTKLFPSGANTTYDNDVSAAITLSSPFNFGGVAMTTCYVSANGFITFGAAPVGTNYTPLSSLGSTTGAISAFGQDGGFYSADTTQPPGNHEVRYEDLGTEFVVQWQDHANYSNRSSERLNFQIRLVYATGEIKVIYGNCTDPGTSTTNSTPQVGIRGNSTTFASNVSALMIGNVPSGTTCDWSKAVTGNASTSAMIFSSTTNANVKIPTGLQYSWTPGTLLPVRTFAATTGITNNGATVNWTAPTGATAYNVQYRALGSCDWTDLAGNPVSAATASISGLTQNTTYQVQVQALNGSAQSMYSHIPNAAGSGNGYATAGSFTTALNCASTVTGLSSSALTPETATISWTASTSAPGNGYEYYYATSSTAPSAAATPSGSVGAGVTTANVSGLTPATQYYYWVRANCNGVDKGVWSSSANFTTLGLCPTVTAPASNASGLSTTPTITWNAINGVSGYKLKIGTTSGGNDVLDTDIAGGTNNTYTLTTPLNNSSTYYYSVTGYTAANAGPATACTVRSFQTVCTATNLPYTLDFENVTTPALPMCTAVINSGSGNLWKTATAPTGFTGKALNYSYNSSNAANTWFFTQGLNLTAGVSYRIKYKYANSSGTTYIEKLKVAYGSSATSAGMTNTLADHSNIATGGVATGTYTDFTPTATGVYYFGFQAYSAANMNQIYVDDINIDVTPTCFEPSALSVSAITTTGANASWTAPTATPGIGYEYYYSTTNTAPTASTTASGNSATTSAPLSGLSPATTYYLWVRSVCSATDKSIWSTSVSFTTACVAVQTLSENFDTTAVDGLPGCWTSIGSMTSYAKVSAYSGGVSSAPNALYLYTSTTNVGMVATPELLNLDSNNYTLNFKGKANFTIGGVVQIGYLTDPANTSSFVVLGTYTSTSTSTMDSYSLNITGVPAGVNKLVLKHTGSPANSVYLDDFVYQFGNLSTSEVKTAKNEVKVYPNPFSDTLNISDISKVKSVSIIDVAGRVVKTIETPSSVLQLRDLKEGMYLVVLNMKDGTTQTVKAIKK; encoded by the coding sequence ATGAAAAAACTTTTACTATCGTGCATGGCACTCCTGAGTATGGGAGCCTATGCACAAACAAATGTCGCCAATTATTCTTTTGCCAAAAGTACGGGGCAAACTTACGTACCGATTACGGGAGGAACAAAACTTTTTCCTTCTGGGGCGAATACTACTTATGATAATGATGTTTCAGCAGCAATTACACTGTCCTCACCGTTTAACTTCGGTGGCGTTGCCATGACAACATGTTATGTAAGTGCCAACGGATTTATAACCTTTGGAGCAGCACCGGTAGGAACAAACTATACTCCGCTATCAAGCTTGGGGTCAACGACGGGCGCAATTTCTGCTTTTGGACAGGATGGAGGTTTTTATTCGGCAGATACAACACAGCCTCCCGGTAACCATGAGGTTAGATATGAGGATTTAGGAACCGAATTTGTTGTACAATGGCAGGATCATGCCAACTACAGCAACAGATCTAGTGAAAGACTGAATTTTCAGATCCGTTTAGTGTATGCTACGGGTGAAATAAAGGTGATATATGGAAACTGTACGGATCCCGGAACCAGTACTACGAATAGTACACCACAGGTAGGGATTAGAGGAAATAGTACTACTTTTGCCAGCAACGTAAGCGCTCTGATGATTGGTAATGTACCATCCGGAACGACATGTGATTGGTCTAAAGCAGTAACCGGGAACGCCAGCACCAGTGCAATGATTTTTTCAAGCACAACAAACGCAAATGTTAAAATCCCAACGGGGTTACAATATTCCTGGACTCCGGGGACTTTGTTGCCGGTAAGGACTTTTGCCGCTACAACCGGAATAACAAATAATGGTGCTACTGTAAACTGGACTGCCCCAACAGGTGCTACGGCTTACAATGTTCAGTACAGAGCTTTAGGAAGCTGCGATTGGACTGATCTTGCTGGTAATCCGGTTTCAGCTGCCACGGCTTCAATTTCCGGATTAACTCAAAATACAACCTATCAGGTTCAGGTTCAAGCTTTAAATGGTTCTGCTCAGTCCATGTATTCTCATATTCCCAATGCAGCAGGAAGCGGTAATGGATATGCAACTGCTGGGTCTTTTACCACAGCTCTTAATTGTGCCAGTACTGTAACAGGCCTTTCATCGTCTGCATTAACTCCGGAAACAGCAACGATTAGCTGGACAGCTTCTACATCAGCTCCGGGTAATGGTTATGAATACTATTACGCAACATCTTCAACGGCTCCAAGTGCGGCTGCTACACCTTCAGGCTCTGTAGGAGCCGGTGTAACGACTGCCAATGTATCAGGTTTAACTCCTGCTACTCAGTATTATTATTGGGTACGAGCAAATTGTAACGGAGTAGATAAAGGGGTATGGTCCAGTTCTGCAAACTTTACAACATTGGGACTTTGTCCTACCGTTACTGCACCTGCATCTAATGCAAGCGGATTAAGCACTACCCCTACAATAACCTGGAACGCAATAAACGGTGTCAGTGGTTATAAATTAAAAATAGGAACCACTTCAGGAGGAAATGATGTTCTTGATACGGACATTGCCGGTGGTACCAATAATACGTATACTTTAACAACACCTTTAAATAATTCAAGTACATATTACTATTCTGTAACAGGATATACTGCTGCCAATGCAGGGCCTGCTACTGCCTGTACGGTGAGATCATTCCAGACCGTGTGTACTGCAACCAACTTACCTTATACATTAGATTTTGAAAATGTTACTACACCGGCTTTACCAATGTGTACAGCAGTGATCAACAGTGGTTCAGGAAATCTTTGGAAAACAGCTACTGCTCCAACCGGTTTTACAGGTAAAGCCCTTAATTATTCATACAATAGTTCTAATGCGGCCAATACTTGGTTCTTTACCCAAGGTCTTAACCTTACCGCAGGAGTTAGCTACAGAATTAAATATAAATATGCCAATTCATCAGGAACAACATATATTGAAAAATTAAAAGTGGCTTATGGGTCTTCTGCAACAAGTGCAGGGATGACAAATACATTAGCTGATCATTCAAATATTGCAACCGGTGGAGTAGCTACAGGTACCTATACAGACTTTACACCAACGGCAACAGGAGTTTATTATTTTGGATTCCAGGCTTATTCTGCGGCTAATATGAATCAAATCTATGTTGATGATATTAATATAGATGTCACTCCTACATGTTTTGAACCTTCAGCTCTTTCTGTTTCTGCTATTACCACTACAGGAGCTAATGCTTCGTGGACTGCGCCTACAGCTACACCAGGAATTGGATACGAATACTATTATTCTACTACCAATACAGCGCCTACAGCTTCAACAACGGCATCCGGAAATAGTGCCACTACTTCGGCTCCTTTATCTGGGTTATCACCTGCTACCACTTATTATCTGTGGGTAAGATCAGTATGTAGTGCTACTGATAAGAGTATCTGGTCTACTTCTGTAAGCTTTACAACAGCTTGCGTAGCCGTACAGACATTGAGTGAAAACTTTGATACTACAGCTGTTGATGGGCTTCCTGGATGCTGGACAAGTATTGGTTCTATGACTTCTTATGCAAAAGTATCTGCTTACTCAGGAGGAGTATCGAGTGCACCAAATGCACTGTATCTTTACACAAGTACTACTAATGTAGGAATGGTAGCGACTCCGGAACTTCTTAATTTGGATTCTAATAATTATACACTTAATTTCAAAGGAAAAGCCAACTTTACAATAGGTGGAGTTGTTCAGATCGGATATTTGACAGATCCTGCAAATACTTCTTCTTTTGTCGTATTAGGAACTTACACATCAACAAGTACCAGTACTATGGATAGTTATTCATTGAATATTACAGGAGTTCCTGCAGGAGTTAATAAGCTTGTGCTGAAACATACAGGATCACCTGCAAATAGTGTTTACCTTGATGATTTTGTTTATCAGTTTGGTAACCTGTCAACTTCTGAAGTTAAAACAGCTAAAAACGAAGTTAAGGTATATCCTAACCCATTCTCAGATACATTAAACATTTCTGATATTTCTAAAGTAAAATCTGTCTCTATTATTGACGTGGCGGGAAGAGTTGTGAAAACAATCGAAACACCTTCTTCAGTTCTTCAATTAAGAGATTTAAAAGAAGGAATGTATTTAGTAGTATTGAATATGAAAGACGGAACTACACAAACCGTAAAAGCAATTAAGAAATAA
- a CDS encoding GEVED domain-containing protein, with protein MKKILLINFLMAGIFSFAQNYCTPAFASGCSGGDEIDSFVIPSAGFSHQNTSCSSGSYGDYTSMIINLNAGVSYDFMITHGYSSQNVRIWIDYNNDGTFDDADPELVASGSSDGATGQNITSATITIPATVNPGTYRMRVGDRFLEQPIPCNTDGFGEAHDYTVVIGAVPTCFAPTALTVSAITSNSAQVAWTAPSSAPGSGYEYYYSSSGTFPTANTPASGTSSTLTANLSSLAAGTVYHVWARSVCSTTDRSSWSQMATFATACTSVNLPYVQDFENSIVPAVPLCTEVVNEGSGNEWETEDYNDYGFTGKTLRYSYSYSDPANTWFFTPGLNLTAGVSYRIKYKYANSPGTTVYPEKLKVAYGSSATGAGMTNALADHPDITTSTATNTFVDFTPTTTGVYYVGFNAYSDANMNSLYVDDIKIDVTPTCSEPGALTISNITVAGATVSWTAANPVPANGYDVYYSTTNTAPGATSVPNATGVMATTYNIPSLSAFTPYYVWVRSACSASDKSSWSDYATFTTLCSSSGLPYTLDFENVTTPNLPGCTTNVNAGSGNNWETDSAPTDIQGFSTNVLKYSYSFSNPADAWFFTQGVSLTAGVQYTISYKYGNNSTDYIEKLKVAFGTSADASAMTNPVADYPSIDDNTAHTESLTFTVPATGVYYFGFNAYSDANQYRLYLDDISITNSNLATSEVGQKNNEIKVYPNPFTDVLNISDVKNIKSISVTDVSGRLLKTITNPGSTIHLNDLQQGMYMVTLEMKDGKRQTVKAIKK; from the coding sequence ATGAAAAAGATTTTACTGATTAATTTTTTAATGGCTGGTATTTTTTCTTTTGCGCAAAATTATTGCACACCAGCATTCGCCAGTGGCTGTAGCGGCGGGGATGAAATTGATTCCTTTGTAATTCCTTCAGCCGGATTCAGTCATCAAAACACAAGCTGTTCTTCAGGATCGTACGGAGATTATACTTCTATGATTATTAATCTGAATGCAGGTGTAAGCTATGACTTTATGATTACTCATGGCTATAGCAGCCAGAATGTACGTATCTGGATTGATTACAACAATGACGGAACTTTTGACGACGCGGATCCAGAACTTGTGGCTTCAGGAAGTAGTGATGGTGCCACTGGGCAGAACATTACTTCAGCTACTATAACTATTCCTGCTACGGTTAATCCCGGAACGTACAGAATGAGAGTGGGGGATCGGTTTTTAGAACAGCCCATTCCTTGTAATACAGATGGGTTTGGTGAGGCACATGATTACACCGTAGTGATCGGGGCCGTTCCTACTTGCTTTGCTCCAACGGCTTTAACTGTTTCTGCAATTACCTCAAACTCTGCTCAGGTCGCATGGACAGCTCCTTCATCTGCTCCGGGCAGCGGATACGAATACTATTATTCTTCATCAGGTACATTTCCTACTGCAAATACTCCTGCTTCAGGAACAAGCAGTACACTGACAGCGAACCTGTCATCACTGGCCGCAGGTACAGTTTATCATGTTTGGGCACGATCGGTTTGTAGTACAACCGATAGAAGTTCATGGTCGCAGATGGCAACATTTGCTACAGCTTGTACTAGTGTGAATCTGCCTTATGTTCAGGATTTTGAAAATTCGATTGTGCCGGCAGTACCACTTTGTACCGAAGTTGTTAATGAAGGTTCTGGTAATGAATGGGAAACTGAGGACTATAATGACTATGGCTTTACAGGTAAAACACTTCGTTATTCATACAGTTATTCAGATCCGGCCAATACTTGGTTTTTTACTCCAGGTTTAAATCTTACCGCAGGAGTTAGCTATAGAATTAAATATAAATATGCAAATTCTCCAGGTACAACCGTTTATCCAGAAAAATTAAAAGTAGCTTATGGTTCTTCAGCAACAGGTGCGGGTATGACCAACGCGTTAGCAGACCATCCGGATATTACTACGAGTACAGCAACAAATACTTTTGTAGATTTTACGCCTACGACTACCGGTGTTTATTATGTCGGATTTAATGCTTACTCTGATGCCAATATGAATAGCCTGTATGTTGATGATATTAAAATTGATGTCACACCTACATGTAGTGAGCCTGGTGCATTAACTATTTCAAATATTACAGTGGCAGGCGCTACAGTTTCCTGGACAGCAGCGAATCCTGTTCCAGCCAATGGGTATGATGTTTATTACAGCACTACTAACACGGCTCCGGGTGCAACAAGCGTTCCTAATGCAACAGGAGTTATGGCTACCACTTATAATATACCATCTTTATCTGCTTTTACTCCTTACTATGTATGGGTAAGATCAGCGTGCAGTGCATCTGATAAAAGTTCATGGAGTGATTATGCTACATTTACTACTTTATGTTCTAGTTCAGGTCTTCCTTATACGTTGGATTTTGAAAATGTTACCACTCCGAATCTCCCGGGCTGTACTACTAATGTAAATGCAGGGTCAGGAAATAATTGGGAAACAGATTCTGCACCTACAGATATTCAGGGGTTCTCTACCAATGTTCTGAAATATAGCTATAGTTTCTCTAATCCGGCAGATGCCTGGTTCTTTACTCAGGGAGTGAGCTTAACGGCAGGAGTACAGTATACCATTAGCTATAAATATGGAAATAACTCGACAGACTATATTGAAAAGCTAAAGGTTGCTTTTGGAACTTCCGCAGATGCATCGGCAATGACGAATCCGGTGGCAGACTATCCATCAATTGATGATAATACTGCCCATACAGAATCTTTAACATTTACTGTTCCTGCAACAGGAGTGTATTATTTTGGATTTAATGCATATTCAGATGCTAATCAGTACAGGCTTTACCTTGATGATATCAGTATTACCAATTCAAATCTGGCGACATCAGAAGTTGGTCAGAAGAATAATGAGATCAAAGTATATCCTAATCCATTTACAGATGTACTGAATATTTCTGATGTAAAAAACATCAAGAGTATTTCGGTAACGGATGTTTCGGGAAGATTGTTAAAAACCATTACAAATCCTGGTTCTACAATACATTTAAATGATTTACAACAAGGAATGTATATGGTAACTTTAGAGATGAAAGATGGGAAAAGACAGACGGTTAAAGCAATTAAAAAATAA
- a CDS encoding ion transporter, with protein sequence MEREHNLVPEDALWKRFLYRIIYRSDTRLGKLFDILLLSLIVASTAIIMMESVPQLDKRFHYIFLVLEWIISIFFTLEYSMRIAVVKNKKGYIFSFLGIIDFLALAPFFLSFFFPITKYFLIFRMLRMLRIFRIFNLMDFMNDGYLIVRALKNSSRKIYIFLLFLIIFSVIVGSLMFMVEGGRQGFETIPQSIYWAVVTVTTVGYGDVSPITPLGKLFAVVLMLAGYSIIAVPTGIVTAEMRNKRQNLEKICERCGNEDIDDDARYCKQCGKKLA encoded by the coding sequence ATGGAAAGAGAGCACAATCTTGTTCCTGAAGATGCCCTCTGGAAAAGATTTCTTTACCGAATCATCTATCGTTCCGATACCAGACTCGGAAAACTCTTCGACATCCTATTATTATCACTGATTGTTGCAAGTACCGCCATTATCATGATGGAAAGTGTACCTCAGCTCGATAAAAGATTTCATTATATCTTCCTGGTTCTGGAGTGGATCATATCTATCTTTTTCACTCTTGAATATTCTATGAGGATTGCTGTAGTAAAGAATAAGAAGGGTTATATTTTTAGTTTTCTGGGGATAATAGATTTTCTTGCATTGGCACCGTTCTTTCTGAGCTTCTTTTTTCCGATTACGAAATACTTTCTGATCTTCAGAATGCTGAGAATGTTGAGAATCTTCAGGATTTTCAACTTAATGGATTTCATGAACGATGGTTACCTCATCGTAAGGGCGTTAAAAAACAGTTCCAGAAAAATATATATCTTCCTTTTATTTCTGATCATCTTTTCTGTCATTGTAGGTTCACTGATGTTTATGGTGGAAGGTGGAAGACAAGGATTTGAAACCATTCCGCAATCTATTTATTGGGCCGTAGTAACCGTAACTACCGTTGGATATGGCGATGTATCTCCTATCACGCCATTGGGAAAGCTTTTTGCAGTTGTCCTGATGTTGGCCGGTTATTCTATTATTGCAGTTCCTACCGGAATTGTAACAGCAGAGATGAGAAATAAAAGACAGAACCTGGAAAAGATCTGCGAGCGTTGTGGAAATGAAGATATTGATGATGATGCACGGTATTGCAAGCAGTGTGGCAAGAAATTAGCTTAA
- a CDS encoding Nif3-like dinuclear metal center hexameric protein, whose translation MTIRKVIAEIDKLIPLQQAEDFDNVGLLCGVPDRNVSGILVCHDALENVVDEAIERNCNLIVCFHPIIFSGLKSLTGKNYVERAVLKAIENKIAIYAIHTAFDNDFFGVNHGICSQLGLKNMKILQPKENNLKQLTVFVPKDYSEKVKEALFSAGAGNIGFYDECSFKINGNGTFRPVEGSNPFSGQQNIRENADEDMISVIFESYKQGQIVGAMKAAHPYEEVAHQIYSLDNKNQHVGLGMYGDLEEEMDEKDFLKFVKEKFNLEVIKHSSFDSKKIKRVGVLGGSGASGIRSAISKKCDAYLTGDIKYHDYFLAESKMMICDIGHYESEQFVSQQLFEILSQKFSTFAISKSIEKTNPVNYFI comes from the coding sequence ATGACAATAAGAAAAGTAATTGCAGAAATAGATAAGCTTATTCCGTTACAACAGGCAGAAGATTTTGATAATGTAGGATTGTTGTGCGGGGTTCCGGATCGTAATGTATCGGGAATTCTCGTTTGTCATGATGCCCTGGAAAATGTAGTAGATGAGGCGATTGAAAGAAATTGTAACCTGATCGTATGTTTCCATCCCATTATTTTTTCAGGATTAAAATCTTTAACAGGGAAAAACTATGTCGAAAGAGCCGTTTTAAAGGCCATCGAAAATAAAATTGCCATCTATGCCATCCACACTGCATTTGATAACGATTTCTTTGGGGTAAACCACGGAATATGCAGTCAACTGGGATTAAAGAATATGAAGATTCTTCAGCCTAAAGAAAATAATTTAAAGCAACTGACGGTTTTTGTACCAAAAGATTATTCTGAAAAAGTGAAAGAAGCCTTATTTTCTGCAGGAGCTGGAAATATTGGATTTTATGACGAATGTAGTTTCAAGATTAATGGAAACGGAACGTTTAGACCTGTAGAAGGATCAAATCCTTTTTCCGGACAGCAGAATATTCGTGAAAATGCCGACGAAGACATGATTTCTGTAATTTTTGAAAGCTATAAACAAGGACAAATCGTTGGGGCAATGAAAGCAGCTCATCCTTATGAAGAAGTGGCACATCAGATCTATAGCCTTGATAATAAGAATCAGCATGTAGGATTGGGTATGTATGGTGATCTGGAAGAAGAAATGGATGAAAAGGATTTCCTGAAGTTTGTAAAAGAAAAATTCAATCTTGAAGTGATCAAACATTCTTCTTTTGACAGTAAAAAAATTAAAAGAGTAGGGGTTCTGGGAGGTTCCGGAGCCAGTGGAATCAGATCCGCAATTTCCAAAAAATGTGACGCTTACCTGACCGGAGATATTAAATATCATGATTATTTTTTAGCAGAGTCTAAAATGATGATCTGTGATATAGGACATTATGAATCAGAACAATTTGTAAGTCAACAATTATTTGAAATTTTATCACAAAAATTTAGTACATTTGCAATTTCAAAATCTATTGAAAAAACAAACCCAGTAAATTATTTCATTTAA
- a CDS encoding zinc ribbon domain-containing protein, translated as MAKTNDISVEEKLRALYDLQIIDSRLDEIRNTRGELPIEVEDLEIEIEGLEKRAEKFHADIKDQDDQIKTKHEVINHAKTLIEKYKSQQDNVRNNKEFEALGKEMEFQDLEIQLAEKRIKEFGVKIAHKNETLSELNAKIDDLKNHLKFKKEELEGLVSETQKEEEYLLEQSKEFAGKIDERLLASYNRIRTSSINGLAVVGLERGAPKGSFFTIPPQKQMEIAQRKKIIIDEHSGKILVDDELVMEENERMKSVIKF; from the coding sequence ATGGCAAAAACCAACGATATTTCAGTTGAAGAAAAATTAAGAGCTTTATACGATTTACAGATCATTGATTCAAGATTGGATGAAATCCGAAATACCAGAGGAGAGTTGCCAATTGAAGTTGAAGATCTTGAAATCGAGATTGAAGGTCTTGAAAAAAGAGCTGAAAAATTTCATGCAGATATCAAAGATCAGGATGATCAGATCAAAACAAAGCATGAAGTTATTAACCATGCGAAAACTTTAATTGAGAAATACAAATCTCAACAGGATAATGTAAGAAACAACAAAGAGTTTGAAGCATTAGGAAAAGAAATGGAATTCCAGGATTTGGAAATTCAACTTGCTGAAAAAAGAATTAAAGAATTCGGAGTTAAAATTGCTCACAAAAATGAAACTTTAAGCGAATTGAATGCAAAGATTGATGATTTAAAAAATCACTTGAAATTCAAGAAAGAAGAATTAGAAGGTCTTGTCTCTGAAACTCAAAAAGAAGAAGAATATCTTTTAGAGCAATCTAAAGAGTTCGCTGGTAAAATTGACGAGAGATTATTAGCTTCTTACAACAGAATCAGAACAAGCTCTATCAATGGTTTAGCAGTAGTAGGATTAGAAAGAGGAGCTCCAAAAGGATCTTTCTTTACGATTCCACCTCAAAAGCAAATGGAAATTGCTCAGAGAAAGAAAATCATTATCGATGAGCACTCAGGGAAAATCCTTGTTGACGATGAGTTGGTAATGGAAGAAAACGAAAGAATGAAATCTGTAATTAAATTCTAA
- a CDS encoding AMP-dependent synthetase/ligase, which translates to MTIKRLFDIPHYALEKYPKTDMFVTKYHGEWKKTSTQEFINEGNKISRGLLKLGIKPGDKIALITTNSRTEWAIMDFGLSQIGVVSVPVYPSISPEDYEFIFNNAEIQYCFVSDKDLLNKVMKVKHNIPSLQGIFTFDNISGAANWSEILDLGKDESTQIEVDDLSNAINTEDLATIIYTSGTTGRPKGVMLTHNNIVSNVLGSIPRIPKKKSLDYKDSRALSFLPICHIFERMLFYLYQYNGFSIYFAESIEKMGENVKEVKPHYMTVVPRLVEKVYDKIYNTGSSAGGLKSKIFFWALNLISKKKGISRPSGIQEIIADKLVFSKWREGLGGEIITLVSGSAALSTRLNLIFQNAGIPILEGYGLTETSPVISVNSFEKMKVGTVGVPLDNLKVKIQEDGEITVKGPSVFKGYFQNEEMTKDAFTEDGFFKTGDIGHIDTDGFLQITDRKKEMFKTSGGKYIAPQTIENLAKASKFIEQIMVVGDGEKMPCALVQPDFDFAKSWAMRNNLNIGSTPEEIAKSPELKQRIEKEIDGINEHLGNWEKIKRIELTPEVWSIEAGLLTPTLKLKRKAVKEKFMDLYNKMYEHHE; encoded by the coding sequence ATGACGATCAAGAGATTATTCGATATTCCGCATTACGCTTTAGAAAAATATCCTAAAACGGACATGTTCGTAACCAAATATCATGGGGAATGGAAAAAAACTTCTACGCAGGAGTTTATAAATGAGGGAAATAAAATATCCCGAGGATTACTAAAGCTAGGTATAAAACCGGGTGATAAGATCGCTTTGATAACCACCAACTCCCGTACAGAATGGGCCATAATGGATTTTGGGCTTTCTCAGATCGGAGTTGTTTCAGTACCGGTTTACCCAAGTATTTCTCCGGAAGATTATGAATTTATTTTCAACAATGCAGAAATACAGTATTGCTTTGTATCTGATAAAGATTTGCTTAATAAGGTAATGAAGGTAAAACATAATATTCCCAGCCTGCAGGGTATTTTTACTTTCGATAATATAAGCGGAGCTGCCAATTGGAGTGAAATTCTGGATCTGGGCAAGGATGAATCCACGCAAATTGAAGTAGATGATTTGTCTAATGCTATCAATACTGAAGATCTGGCTACTATCATTTATACTTCGGGAACCACAGGTAGACCAAAAGGGGTTATGTTGACCCATAATAATATCGTTTCTAATGTATTGGGTTCTATCCCTAGAATTCCAAAGAAAAAAAGTTTAGATTATAAGGACAGCAGAGCATTGAGCTTTCTTCCCATCTGCCACATCTTTGAAAGAATGCTATTTTACCTTTATCAGTACAATGGTTTTTCCATCTATTTTGCCGAAAGCATCGAAAAAATGGGTGAAAATGTGAAAGAGGTAAAGCCTCATTATATGACTGTAGTCCCAAGGCTGGTAGAAAAAGTATACGATAAAATCTACAATACAGGTTCTTCTGCCGGCGGATTGAAATCAAAAATATTCTTCTGGGCATTAAACTTAATATCCAAGAAAAAAGGCATTTCAAGACCATCCGGAATTCAGGAAATTATCGCCGACAAATTGGTATTTTCCAAGTGGAGAGAAGGTCTGGGAGGTGAAATCATCACCCTTGTCTCAGGATCAGCAGCTTTATCTACAAGGCTTAATTTAATCTTTCAAAACGCCGGAATTCCGATTTTGGAAGGATATGGATTAACGGAAACATCTCCCGTAATTTCTGTAAACAGTTTTGAAAAAATGAAGGTAGGAACTGTAGGAGTACCATTGGATAATTTAAAGGTAAAAATCCAGGAAGATGGTGAAATTACGGTAAAAGGACCCTCTGTCTTCAAAGGCTATTTCCAGAATGAGGAAATGACTAAGGATGCATTTACAGAAGACGGATTCTTCAAAACCGGAGATATCGGACACATCGACACGGACGGCTTTTTACAAATCACCGACCGTAAGAAGGAAATGTTCAAAACTTCCGGTGGTAAATATATTGCCCCACAAACGATTGAAAATTTAGCAAAAGCTTCAAAATTTATCGAACAGATTATGGTAGTAGGTGATGGTGAAAAAATGCCTTGCGCATTGGTACAACCTGATTTTGACTTTGCCAAAAGCTGGGCGATGAGAAACAATTTGAATATCGGTTCCACACCTGAGGAAATTGCAAAAAGCCCCGAGCTGAAGCAAAGAATTGAAAAGGAAATTGACGGAATCAATGAGCATCTTGGAAACTGGGAAAAAATTAAAAGAATAGAGCTCACTCCTGAGGTATGGAGCATTGAAGCCGGACTTCTTACTCCTACTTTAAAGCTGAAAAGAAAGGCTGTAAAAGAGAAATTTATGGATCTTTACAATAAGATGTATGAGCATCATGAATAA